CTATGTAGTCGGACCGACGACGTTAGTACAGGGACTTATAAATGCTGGCGTTAATGGATCTCTGATTAAATTAATAACCATAAATCAATTATCAACCTTACCAAACGGTAGTGCTGTGCTTATTGATTGGTCTCTGATTGAACAAAGTCTCATTATTAATAAGAGTGGTATAGTCCAGGTAAATACTAATTCCATAATCTTTAAACTAATTGAGAGATTGATTAATCATGATGATTTAGTAATTATCCATACAACCGATGTATCTAAAGATTTCGTTATTGTAGAGACCCTGGCATTGGCGTGGGCTAGGGCTTATAATGAAAGAGTAGTGGTGTACCCGGCTATTAGTGGTTATTATGTATCGGTCTTTGAAGGTAGGAATGCCTTGGTATTCGGTAGTGGTTATGAGGCTAAGGACGTGGTCGGCATGGTTAATTACTACCAAGGTGTAATTGATGTATGGAGACACAAAGCTGAAATAAGCCAAGCATTATCTCTCGGTATTTATGGACCGTATGGACTGCAAAGTGCGTTATTGACGAACATCGACCCTTGTCAGGAGTATGTTCAGGAGGCTAGTAGCTTGAGTGGTGTGGTCTTTGATTACCAACCCTATTATGGTGGTGTTAGTACCGAAGCTTTCAGTGATGGTAATGGCACCTTCTTCTACGATGCATGCATATTCGTGTTTAATGGGACTGGGGAGCCGTATAAACCAGCCGGTGCTGGACCGTACTATCCCGTAGCTACCGCCGCGTGGATGGCTTATGTGTCATCAAGCACGATTATCAATAATGACGGCTACATAAACTACTTCATAGGTACAATGGACCATAATCCAGGGTGGTTCGATTATCAAAACGGTTATAATTCGTATCTGGGGATACCCGTCAATTCATACCTTGAGTATGAAAGTGGAGCAAAACCGGTATTATCAACATCGCCTAATTATGTTAAGTCATTCACTGTAAACTTTGGGGCTAGTGGTATAGTCATGGCATTACCGGTGGAGTACATCGAATCTCCATCGTCTACGGAGATTATTTACAAGAATACGGCACCGACTACTAATACTGCTGTGGTTAACAATACCTGGTGGTTTTACATGGGTGGTAACCAGCAGGCTAATCAAGCCTACATGGTTGCCTTTGCAGAGGACGCTGATGAGTGGGTGTTACCACAAGGCCTCAACACCCAGCAAAAAGCCACATTCTACAATGAACTTGGCATTAACCTAGTAACTTCTATTCGAGACATCCCATGCACCGAGTGGATTTACAACTACGAAATAATCTGGGCAAAGCTATTATGGGTACTCCAATACAATCCAGGTGCATTGTCACAAGTAAATCATAATGTTTCCATGCTGAGTTCACAAAGTCCATACGCCATAACGGGGATTTCATCACGCACAGTGTATATACCGTATATTTGTGGCGGTTAAACGCTGTTCATGATGACCATGGCTAATAAGTTAGATATAAGTTAAATAACGGTCCCGAATAGCCTGGCTTGATGAGCATTAGGTTAAGGCTACCTATGTAATACAGAGACGATATGGTTACAGACACAGTGGAGCATAGATATTATACCGCAATCATTACATGAAGTGGCAATCTATGTAGGTAAATTATTAACTCGGACGTAACATACGGACAATATATAGCATCATCATGGCTGAAATCATGACTGAATTGTTAGGAAGTATTTTCTAGCCCTTTTGTAAGTTTAGTGATTTTACTTTTAGTATTGTCATTGGATTAAGAGTAATCCACGAATTCATCCTCACGGAAGAAGAATCTAATTTCTCTTTCAGCTTCCTTAGGACTATCACTTGCATGCACTAGGTTGAATAACGCCCTCTTCTCTAGGTTCGCCAGGTCTGGGCTATCCACTGAGTAGTCTCCTCTAATTGTGCCTGGTGGTGATGAGTATGGTGTTGTTGAGCCGACGATCTTCCTAACAACTTCAACGGCTCTATTGCCTTCGAGAGCCATTACGACTATTGGACCCATTGATAGGTAGTCAGCGAGCCAACCCCTAATTATCTTCCCAATCTCCACTGGATCGTCAGTGCCCAAATCAACCTTTGGATCCTTCCCAATCTCTGAGTAGGACTTCAGGGACTTACTACCCACTGAGCGTAGCCAATTCTCGTCACTTGGGTAGAACTTGGCTGCCCCCTCCTTGCTTAGCCTTATCATTTTCATGGCAATAATCCTTAATCCAGCTCTCTCGAACCTGTTGATTATTTCTCCAATCAATCCCTTTTTAACGGCATCCGGCTTTACTATTACCAGTGTTCTCTCAATCATATTACGAATCGATAACACTAATGCTCTTTAAAGTTTTATGATCCTAGGGAAGTAAAGCTTAATGGGGCAATTGATTTAGGAACTTGATGAGTGAGTCCAGTAGGTTATATGGAGAGGCACAGAGGGTTCTTGTTGGTGGTGTTAATAGTCCTGTTAGGGCCGCGATTAAGCCATACCCGTTCTTTGTGAAGGAAGGTAAGGGTCCATATCTCTTTACTGTGGATGGTTATCGATTGATAGATTACGTGCTTGGTTACGGTCCATTAATTCTCGGTCACTCCCCAGAGCCTGTTGTTAAGCAAGTGATGGAGCACCTAGGCAAAGGCTGGCTTTATGGAGCACCAACGGAGGTTGAGGTAGCGCTAGCGAAGAAAATAGTGGTTCATTTTCCAAGTATAAAGAAGGTTAGGTTTGTTAATAGTGGTGGTGAGGCCGTCTCAGCAGCGATTAGGTTAGCACGTGGATATACTAAACGCAGAAAGATATTGAAGTTTGAGGGTTGTTATCATGGTGCCATTGATTACGTGCTAGTTAAGGCAGGTAGTGCGGCAGCGCATTTTGGAACTCCTTCATCGGCCGGAGTACCTGAGGATGTAGCTAAATTAACTCTTGTGGCTAAGTACAATGATTTAGATAGTGTGGAAGGAATAATGAGGAACGAGGGTAATGATGTTGCCGCAATAATTGTTGAACCTGTAATGGCTAATTATGGGGTAATACCACCCAGGGAGGGTTTCCTGAAGGGACTTAGGGAAATCGCGGATAAGTACGGAGCCTTATTAATACTTGATGAGGTGGTCACTGGCTATAGACTTGGCCTTGGTGGTGCTCAGAGATATTACGGCGTTAGTGCCGACATAACTACACTGGGCAAGATAATTGGCGGAGGATTCCCAGTGGGTGCTGTGGGCGCTCGTGATGAAATAATGGAATTATTATCACCAAAGGGCCCCGTTTTTAATGCCGGTACATTTAATGGACACCCAATATCAATGGTTGCTGGGTTAGCCACTATAGAGGTTCTTGAAACCACGAATGCCTATGATATTGCTATTAACGCATCACGTAGGTTAGCTGAAGGGCTTAATGACATACTTAGTAGACTAGGTATTGACCATGTGATTAATTGGGTACCAACCATGTTACAGGTATTCTTCACTAGGGGTGAAGTTATTGACCATGAAACAGCCAGTAAATCAAATGCAAAGCAGTACCTTAAGCTCCACGAGGAGTTATTGAAGCGTGGAATCTTCATAGCGCCCAGCCAGTTTGAGGCTGTTTTCACGAGTTCAAGCCATACCACTGAAATAATTGAGGAGACATTAAGGCACATGGAGGATGCTGCTAAGGTCCTTAAGCAGGTCTAATTGTCATTTTCCTTTACTACTTCCATTAAATAACTCCTTAATTTCTTAACGGTAGTCTCATCACCTACTTCCGCGTACCTCCTCATATTTTCTAAATAGTTATGCATGATCTTCTTAACCAAGGACCTACTCATGGCATCAATAATGGCCTCAACATTATCACTCCTTCTTAATGCATTTAGCGTCTCCTTAACTTCCTCCTCCCTGATATTCTCAACAAACCTCATAACATCCCTAATTACCTCATCAGCATCACTACGCATAATTAATCTCATTATTCTCTCAGTCTCATTATTGATCTCCGACAGTTTCTCCATTATATTGCTCCTACCATTAACATACTTTAGATAGGGTTCCCTCAAATCCTCAAGCCTAATAATCCTGACATGACCGTTGCCCTGCACCTTAATGGCACTTGGAGTTGAAACATCAATTACCAGGTTTGGCAGTGAATAGTCAGTTGCATTGAGGTTAATTAGTGGTGATTGTACTGACACTGCAGTAATTAGTATGTCGTATTTATTAGACGTTAGTTCACTCATTAATGATTCAAGACCCAATAGCCTTATTGAGTTTCCAAATTCATACCTAAGTTTATCCAGAGTCCTATTTATGACTGTTATGTTACTATAACCGCTCTTAATAAGCTCCCTAGCAATACCCCTGGCAACCTCACCACCACCAATGATAAGCACATTACTGTCCTTACTTATACTCCTTATTATGTAGTCCGACAGGAACTTCACGAATGATATATCGTAAAGATCATACTTACGCCTAAAATTCTCCCCAAACCTAATTGCTGATTCAAACAATATCCTTAGCCTTAATGACGGTTTACCTACACCATAAGCCCTCTTAACCTGGGACAGTATCTCCCTTTCTCCTAAAAACATCGAGTCGAGGCCTGCCGTTACTAATAATAAATGCTTAACGGCATCTAAATCATAGAGAATCCTAGGCTTAATCCCAGCCCTCTCATTAATTAACTTAATTAGTATATCCTCATCCTCATCCCCATCTAGGTAAAACTCAATCCTGTTGCAAGTCTCTAGTGCTATTACTGAGTCATAGAATTTATACAACTTAACTAATTCATCATTTGTGAAATAGGCCTTAGCTAATGTATTGAGGTCGTAATCCCGATAAGTCATTACCAATGCCTTAACCTTAACCATTCATAATCATCAAGCATTAAATATAATACTAATTTAAGCATTGTTTCAGGTGACAACGTAAAATAACAACGCTAAACATAACATAAAAACTAAATAATAAGCCCTAGTTTTAGCTTTCCGTGAGTATGGTAAATGATTTAAACGAGGTACTGAAATACGCTGACAATCAAAGAGAATTCGTAATCACACTATACAGGGAATTCATACCAATAAAGGCACTAGCTCCTGAGAATGGAGGTGATGGTGAGTGGGATAGGGCTAATTACCTATTGAATGTGGTTAGAAAATACTTTGATGAGGTTAAGGTTATAGAGGCTTCTGATAACAGGGTTAGTAGGGGTTCAAGGCCGAACATAGTAGCCCTGATAAAAGGGCTTGATATGTCAAGGACCTACTGGGTTATTGCACACATGGATACTGTGCCTGAGGGTGATAGGTCTTTGTGGAGTTATGATCCATTTAAGGCCACGGTGGTTAGTGATACTATTTATGGCAGGGGTGTTGAGGATGATGGACAGGGAATAGTCATGGGAATCACCGTTGGTAAGGTGCTTAGGGAGCTTGGTATTAAGCCACCAATTAACTATGGACTTATACTGGCAAGTGATGAGGAGGTTAATAGTAAGTACGGTATTCGGTATGTTATTGATAAGGAGCCGAATCTAATAACAGGTAGGGACTTAGTTGTTGTGCCTGATGCTGGTAATGCTGATGGCACAATGATAGAGATTGCCGAGAAGGGAATACTTTGGGTTAAAGTGACTGTTTACGGGAAGCAAGCACATGCCTCGCTCCCTGAGCTTGGCCTCAATGCCTATAGGCTTGGTAGTGAATTAACGCTCGAAATAGACAGGAAGTTGCACGAAACGTTTAACCATGAGGATGCCTTATTCATACCACCGAAGTCGACCTTTGAACCAACTAAGGTAGAACCTAATGTAGGGAATGTAAACACAATACCCGGTAGGCACGTATTCTATATTGACTGTAGGATATTGCCTAAGTACAACATCGATGATGTTCTTAAGATTATTAAGGATACGGCAAGTAATTACTGTAGTTCACATGGTTGTAGGGTCGATATTGAGGTTATTAGTAGGGATGATCCCGTGCAACCAACCAGTGCAGATAGTGAGATTGTTAGGAGACTATCTAAGGCAATAAGAGTTGTCAGAGGACTAGAGCCCAGGTTAATGGGTATTGGTGGTGGTACATACGCACGTTACTTAAGGGCCCGAGGTATACCCGTGGCCGTTTGGATGACCTCCAAGGAAACGGCTCACGCACCTGATGAGCATGTGCTCCTTACTGATGTTATAAATGACATAAAGACTGTAGTGGTGTCATTACTTACGGAACCATAGTAAGTACGATCCATACCCTTTTAAATCCATAATTCTCTAGCCTAACCGTAGGTAAAAATGAGGGCTTTAATAACACTTGAACCATATGCAAGGAGTATAAACCCATACGATTTACTAGCTAGGATTAACTGTGGTCAAATCGTTGAGTGTGGTCGTAATAAATGTATTATTGACCTGAGCGATTGCGATACAAATATTCTAACAATGCTTAGGGATATTAACTATGTTGGTCATATATCGATAATAGATCAAATAATTAGTAGGGACCTAGATACCCTATTCGTAGTGGCTAAAGAGACGTTGCTGGGCCTTATTGGTAATGGAGATGGTACATTTAAGGTCGTTGTTAGAAGGATGGATAAGAAGTACCCAGTGACTAGTATCGAGCTTGCAAAAAAGCTTGGTGAATACCTTGCTCAGTTCGCTAGGGTGGATTTGGAGGATCCTGATTACATAGTGTATGTTGAGGTTAGGGATGACTCCTTCATAGTTGCTCATTCAACAAGAGATTTATTCCGTAAGAGGAGGGAGGCAATACCGAGTGATTGGGTGAATCGTGTGGTTGGTATTGTTGATGGTCCTAAGGAGGTTTACGAAGCGATGGATCTAGTACAATTAAGTCATGCATTAGGTATTGAGATTAGGTTAATAACTAATCCATTAATTGTTGATAGGGCGTTTAGAGCTTTGAGACTTGGTTCCTTACCTAGGGTTAGGATTGTGAATATTGATGAGGCGTTGAATGGCATTGACATACCCATTGTGTTGTCAATGCATGCCAACTACAATGAGAGGAAGTTGATTGAGGTGAGTAGGGAGGCGTTTAGTAAGGGGTTGAGGATTGGCTTGATACTTGGTAATGAGTACGATGATGTTAGCCTGAACCTGAGGGGCAGGGCGATGTATGAAATTAGGCTTGGGCCCATGACTGGTCATCCTATGAGGACTACTATTGCGTTGGCTTACGGCATTAGTGTTATATACACAACGTGGTTAATGAATCAATGATGCTCCCGGAAGTTAATGTAGGGCGTGGTAGGTTCAAGGCGCTTCCTAGTAAGTATGCGTTGTTATTTATGGCTTGGTACTCGAGAGGTTCATCAATAAGTCTATATAGATTGTTGTTGATAACTTACTTGGCATCATATATTGTTAGATACGTGTTCGAGCAACCGCCAATAAACAGTAAGTCCATACTAAGTGACTTGAGTGCTCTTGCTAGTGAGGGATTGATCGAGTTAAGAACAATAAACGGTAGGTTAATGGTCAAGGTCACTGATAAGGGTAGGCGATTAATAGGTGAGTTATACGGTATGAGCAACGAATACGTGCTATTTGGTGATTACTTAATAGTGAAGTTGAGGGACTTGTTTAATGAGTTAATAAGGTT
This is a stretch of genomic DNA from Vulcanisaeta moutnovskia 768-28. It encodes these proteins:
- a CDS encoding THUMP domain-containing protein, with product MRALITLEPYARSINPYDLLARINCGQIVECGRNKCIIDLSDCDTNILTMLRDINYVGHISIIDQIISRDLDTLFVVAKETLLGLIGNGDGTFKVVVRRMDKKYPVTSIELAKKLGEYLAQFARVDLEDPDYIVYVEVRDDSFIVAHSTRDLFRKRREAIPSDWVNRVVGIVDGPKEVYEAMDLVQLSHALGIEIRLITNPLIVDRAFRALRLGSLPRVRIVNIDEALNGIDIPIVLSMHANYNERKLIEVSREAFSKGLRIGLILGNEYDDVSLNLRGRAMYEIRLGPMTGHPMRTTIALAYGISVIYTTWLMNQ
- a CDS encoding nucleoside-diphosphate kinase — encoded protein: MIERTLVIVKPDAVKKGLIGEIINRFERAGLRIIAMKMIRLSKEGAAKFYPSDENWLRSVGSKSLKSYSEIGKDPKVDLGTDDPVEIGKIIRGWLADYLSMGPIVVMALEGNRAVEVVRKIVGSTTPYSSPPGTIRGDYSVDSPDLANLEKRALFNLVHASDSPKEAEREIRFFFREDEFVDYS
- the hemL gene encoding glutamate-1-semialdehyde 2,1-aminomutase, whose translation is MSESSRLYGEAQRVLVGGVNSPVRAAIKPYPFFVKEGKGPYLFTVDGYRLIDYVLGYGPLILGHSPEPVVKQVMEHLGKGWLYGAPTEVEVALAKKIVVHFPSIKKVRFVNSGGEAVSAAIRLARGYTKRRKILKFEGCYHGAIDYVLVKAGSAAAHFGTPSSAGVPEDVAKLTLVAKYNDLDSVEGIMRNEGNDVAAIIVEPVMANYGVIPPREGFLKGLREIADKYGALLILDEVVTGYRLGLGGAQRYYGVSADITTLGKIIGGGFPVGAVGARDEIMELLSPKGPVFNAGTFNGHPISMVAGLATIEVLETTNAYDIAINASRRLAEGLNDILSRLGIDHVINWVPTMLQVFFTRGEVIDHETASKSNAKQYLKLHEELLKRGIFIAPSQFEAVFTSSSHTTEIIEETLRHMEDAAKVLKQV
- a CDS encoding M20 family metallo-hydrolase, whose protein sequence is MVNDLNEVLKYADNQREFVITLYREFIPIKALAPENGGDGEWDRANYLLNVVRKYFDEVKVIEASDNRVSRGSRPNIVALIKGLDMSRTYWVIAHMDTVPEGDRSLWSYDPFKATVVSDTIYGRGVEDDGQGIVMGITVGKVLRELGIKPPINYGLILASDEEVNSKYGIRYVIDKEPNLITGRDLVVVPDAGNADGTMIEIAEKGILWVKVTVYGKQAHASLPELGLNAYRLGSELTLEIDRKLHETFNHEDALFIPPKSTFEPTKVEPNVGNVNTIPGRHVFYIDCRILPKYNIDDVLKIIKDTASNYCSSHGCRVDIEVISRDDPVQPTSADSEIVRRLSKAIRVVRGLEPRLMGIGGGTYARYLRARGIPVAVWMTSKETAHAPDEHVLLTDVINDIKTVVVSLLTEP
- a CDS encoding NAD(P)-binding domain-containing protein; translated protein: MVKVKALVMTYRDYDLNTLAKAYFTNDELVKLYKFYDSVIALETCNRIEFYLDGDEDEDILIKLINERAGIKPRILYDLDAVKHLLLVTAGLDSMFLGEREILSQVKRAYGVGKPSLRLRILFESAIRFGENFRRKYDLYDISFVKFLSDYIIRSISKDSNVLIIGGGEVARGIARELIKSGYSNITVINRTLDKLRYEFGNSIRLLGLESLMSELTSNKYDILITAVSVQSPLINLNATDYSLPNLVIDVSTPSAIKVQGNGHVRIIRLEDLREPYLKYVNGRSNIMEKLSEINNETERIMRLIMRSDADEVIRDVMRFVENIREEEVKETLNALRRSDNVEAIIDAMSRSLVKKIMHNYLENMRRYAEVGDETTVKKLRSYLMEVVKENDN